In one window of Euwallacea similis isolate ESF13 chromosome 4, ESF131.1, whole genome shotgun sequence DNA:
- the mesh gene encoding protein mesh isoform X1, whose translation MELRYLIGVLFLVVLCGPFTRTQDPADDNTDSDNDVEPVPGVNVDFGNDSGQPVPAEGDPEVADGGVVPQINNTDEKPVDPPVPNPETSDTNDDQAGSDVLPLQAVGEAEPSSSDDAPLHTLHSVARMGQYTYEADYDPMTSHVAPPDTDQRGGSGTPYTIIESRLQEIRKIFMYPYYDKGGNADNEGDYQKEIQSSSPQVHKNLNFQLPFFGFRYNYTRVSLNGYLEFSDPPPNYNYPLVFPVKDWPKVNDPAFIGIFFSKCRIGNLNDEDEDRRKPGMYFRMERDLRTRNDRMGVEIRERLKWDIREGVIGSETFDPKHAIIVTWKNVSFNGGFGNALYKTNTFQMVLATDEVYTYAMFNYLNLAWTTHTEAGGDTQKGEGGVPAYVGFNAGNGTRFWEYVPYSQSSVIRDLTGRGFANGFPGRHLFRIDENILVGTCNKDIDAANLPLMFAPESGNMLGGTVVNITGPCFDPADRVICKFDVADVVYGTVVSRNRAICVQPTLMVEGYVRFEIAIGPGTYKWKGRYYVETPATAAQKIYFKDMKVHEKSPSEIKITWEKYNLTTNENSNIRISLWGYRETTIRPQLYYITDIAENVQNSGEYTIVPSQYRNRQNTFLTDMKFGFIQINLTESIPIQYDYSGITTTSTSTIATIIPVVWSRPIPLGWYFGWQWETIYGSDWPKRLCDEWLRTDRYLKNFAHELPQCPCTLEQALIDKGKFMPDFDCDKDSNPTCYYNNQAVHCVKTGSPTLEGSEQQCCYDKNHYLMLSYDQQWGSSPKRCHNLGLMPYQEATKVPTLSQWFHDMVPKYLCCLWQEEQAVGCETVRFERRPSQDCVAYQAPGIAGVYGDPHVVTFDDLEYTFNGKGEFVLVKSKTKLNNIEVQGRFEQMDPNMYGEVRATQLTSVAARGNSSTVVEVRRRPEYARWRYRLDVIADGKRIYFDRPSLKFQHFPGVTIYTPTYILNQSEVIMMFDNGVGVEVLDNQGYMTTRVFLPWSFINKTAGLLGNFSFNKEDDFTLPDGNKVSVSNNVNEMERVYKDFGMHWMVDDVLDSQIGRSFFLRENGQTSANFNNKSFVPVFYMTPEEIIPANRSNQISRTYEVCSTRMYECYYDYAMTLNRDLAHYTQNYKATIYEYKEISRTKVISCGVLPTPRFGRKSTFLFVPGTRVTFECEQDFILDGDPRRICTPTGQWDIPEYGYTQCLRQQEYSQRQLAMASGIVFIVFIPLIIIIVYLAYRVYLKYLESREGSWEYQKPASLLGRSLSPVETALSSPNSERSNTDSTFKKRRSYDKSYRTHEPLEGLPHTEFESKQIDPNEPEFEPVTPISPTPSSLVYSQPFQSQPDIVNAQKNNPARVTYGSDDYAVPVKNAAQQSSVSPTYKFPQSTKLSSADRARMSSQSSIVTDV comes from the exons ATGGAACTTAGATATTTGATAGGGGTACTTTTTTTAGTAGTTTTGTGTGGACCCTTTACGCGCACCCAAGATCCAGCAGATGACAATACAGACTCCGATAATGACGTGGAACCTGTGCCAGGAGTGAATGTGGACTTTGGAAACGATTCTGGACAACCAGTGCCTGCAGAGGGGGATCCAGAAGTTGCAGATGGAGGAGTGGTCCCCCAGATCAATAATACTG ATGAGAAACCCGTAGATCCCCCAGTCCCTAACCCTGAAACTAGCGACACTAACGATGATCAAGCGGGATCAGATGTTCTACCCCTTCAGGCAGTAGGAGAAGCTGAACCCTCTTCATCTGATGATGCTCCATTGCATACCCTGCATAGTGTAGCGAGAATGGGGCAGTATACATACGAAGCGGATTACG ATCCAATGACATCTCATGTGGCCCCCCCTGACACCGACCAAAGGGGAGGCTCTGGAACCCCCTATACAATCATAGAATCGCGTCTACAGGAAATAAGAAAGATCTTCATGTACCCTTACTACGACAAAGGCGGCAATGCTGACAACGAGGGAGATTACCAGAAAGAAATCCAGTCTTCGTCCCCTCAA GTACACAAAAACTTGAATTTCCAACTCCCCTTCTTCGGGTTCAGATATAACTACACAAGAGTATCCCTGAACGGGTATCTCGAGTTCAGCGACCCTCCCCCGAACTACAACTACCCCCTGGTGTTCCCTGTGAAGGACTGGCCTAAAGTTAACGATCCTGCTTTCATTGGGATATTTTTCAGCAAGTGCAGGATTG GGAATCTAAATGATGAAGATGAAGACAGACGAAAGCCTGGAATGTACTTCAGAATGGAGAGGGACTTGCGGACTAGGAATGATCGAATGGGGGTGGAAATTCGAGAGAGGTTGAAGTGGGATATCCGTGAGGGTGTTATTGGGTCTGAGACCTTTGACCCTAAGCATGCGATCATTGTTACTTGGAAGAACGTTTCTTTCAATGGAGGATTTGGGAACGCTTTATACAAG ACCAACACTTTTCAAATGGTATTAGCCACTGATGAGGTCTACACTTACGCCATGTTCAACTATCTCAACCTCGCCTGGACCACCCACACTGAGGCGGGGGGTGACACACAAAAAGGCGAAGGGGGTGTTCCTGCTTATGTAGGATTTAATGCTG gtaaTGGGACTAGATTCTGGGAATATGTGCCTTACAGTCAATCGTCCGTAATCAGAGATCTTACAGGAAGAGGTTTTGCCAATGGATTCCCTGGAAGACATTTGTTTAGGattgacgaaaatattttagtcgGGACTTGCAATAAAGACATAG ATGCGGCTAATTTGCCTTTGATGTTTGCACCGGAGTCCGGTAATATGTTGGGAGGGACAGTGGTCAATATCACAGGACCATGTTTTGATCCGGCTGACCGAGTTATTTGCAAGTTTGATGTTGCTGATGTGGTGTATGGAACCGTCGTTAGCAGAAACAGAGCAATTTGCGTTCAACCCACTTTGATGGTGGAGGGTTACGTTAGGTTCGAAATCGCCATAGGACCGGGGACTTACAAATGGAAGGGTCGCTACTACGTCG aaacCCCTGCTACTGCCGCACAAAAGATCTACTTCAAAGACATGAAGGTGCACGAAAAATCGCCATccgaaataaaaatcacttgGGAAAAGTACAACTTGACCACAAATGAAAACTCCAACATCAGGATTTCATTGTGGGGCTACAGGGAAACTACGATAAGGCCACAGCTGTATTACATTACCG ACATCGCTGAAAATGTCCAAAATAGTGGAGAATATACCATAGTTCCCTCTCAATACCGAAATAggcaaaacacatttttgacCGATATGAAATTTGGATTCATCCAGATCAATTTAACTGAATCCATTCCAATTCAGTACGATTACAGTGGTATCACTACAACTTCTACTTCTACGATAGCCACAATCATCCCCGTTGTATGGAGCAG ACCTATTCCTCTGGGTTGGTACTTCGGCTGGCAATGGGAGACCATATACGGATCAGATTGGCCTAAGAGGCTTTGTGATGAGTGGCTGCGTACTGACAGGTACTTGAAGAACTTCGCCCATGAGCTTCCCCAATGTCCCTGCACCCTGGAACAAGCCCTAATCGATAAAGGAAAGTTCATGCCAGACTTTGATTGCGATAAAGATTCAAATCCTACTTGCTACTACAACAACCAAGCAGTACATTGTGTCAAAACTGGTTCTCCCAC GCTGGAAGGTTCAGAACAGCAGTGCTGTTATGACAAAAATCACTACCTCATGTTATCCTACGATCAGCAATGGGGGTCAAGCCCGAAAAGGTGCCACAATTTGGGGCTGATGCCATACCAGGAGGCCACCAAAGTGCCGACTTTGTCCCAATGGTTCCACGATATGGTTCCCAAGTATTTATGCTGTTTGTGGCAGGAAGAACAGGCAGTTGGATGCGAGACCGTGAGATTTGAGAGGAGGCCCAGCCAGGATTGTGTGGCTTATCAAGCTCCAG GAATTGCTGGCGTCTATGGAGACCCTCACGTAGTAACTTTCGATGACTTGGAATACACTTTCAATGGCAAAGGAGAATTCGTTTTAGTCAAATCCAAGACCAAATTGAACAACATTGAAGTACAaggccgatttgagcaaatggACCCCAACATGTATGGAGAAGTTAGAGCGACTCAACTCACATCTGTTGCAGCCAGAGGAAATTCTTCCACTGTAGTTGAAGTTCGAAGACGACCGGAATATGCCAG ATGGAGATATCGTTTGGATGTTATTGCCGATGGAAAACGCATCTACTTTGACAGACCCTCACTGAAGTTCCAACATTTCCCTGGAGTCACCATCTACACCCCCACATACATTCTCAATCAATCCGAAGTTATAATGATGTTCGATAATGGGGTGGGAGTTGAAGTGTTGGATAATCAAGGCTACATGACAACCAGGGTGTTTCTGCCTTGGTCGTTTATCAACAAAACAGCAGGTCTACTCGGCAATTTCAGTTTCAATAAAGAAGATGACTTCACGTTGCCTGATGGTAACAAAGTCAGCGTCAGTAACAATGTGAATGAAATGGAAAGAGTTTATAAGGACTTCGGAATGCATTGGATGGTGGATGATGTTTTGGATAGCCAGATAGGACGGTCATTTTTCTTAAGGGAAAATGGACAAACTTCCGCAAACTTCAATAATAAGTCGTTTGTGCCGGTATTCTACATGACGCCTGAAGAAATAATCCCTGCTAATAGATCCAATCAAATTTCGAGGACATACGAAGTGTGCAGTACCAGGATGTATGAGTGTTATTATGATTATGCCATGACTTTGAACAGGGATTTGGCACATTACACCCAAAACTACAAAGCTACGATTTACGAGTACAAGGAAATTTCTAGGACGAAG GTGATTTCGTGTGGCGTTTTGCCTACTCCAAGATTTGGTAGGAAGAGCACGTTCCTCTTTGTTCCCGGTACTCGAGTGACTTTTGAATGCGAGCAAGATTTTATCTTGGATGGAGACCCCAGAAGGATCTGTACACCAACTGGCCAGTGGGATATTCCAGAGTATGGATACACACAGTGCTTAC GACAACAAGAATACTCCCAACGACAACTAGCCATGGCCTCAGGAATAGTCTTTATAGTATTCAtaccattaataataataatcgtcTACTTAGCCTATAGGgtctatttaaaatacttaGAGAGCCGCGAGGGTTCATGGGAGTACCAAAAACCCGCCTCTCTTCTGGGGCGCAGTTTAAGCCCCGTCGAAACAGCACTCAGTAGCCCTAACAGCGAACGCTCTAACACCGACAGCACTTTCAAAAAACGACGTAGCTATGATAAGAGCTATAGAACCCATGAACCATTGGAGGGTTTACCACATACTGAGTTTGAAAGCAAGCAAATCGATCCTAATGAGCCAGAATTCGAACCTGTAACCCCGATCAGCCCTACCCCCAGTTCGTTGGTTTATAGTCAACCCTTTCAAAGTCAACCAGATATTGTTAATGCCCAGAAAAATAATCCAGCTAGGGTGACTTACGGTTCTGATGATTATGCGGTACCTGTTAAAAATGCTGCGCAGCAAAGCAGTGTTTCTCCAACTTACAAATTCCCCCAAAGTACTAAATTGAGTTCCGCAGATAGAGCCAGAATGAGCAGCCAGAGCAGCATCGTTActgatgtttaa
- the mesh gene encoding protein mesh isoform X2, translating to MELRYLIGVLFLVVLCGPFTRTQDPADDNTDSDNDVEPVPGVNVDFGNDSGQPVPAEGDPEVADGGVVPQINNTDEKPVDPPVPNPETSDTNDDQAGSDVLPLQAVGEAEPSSSDDAPLHTLHSVARMGQYTYEADYDPMTSHVAPPDTDQRGGSGTPYTIIESRLQEIRKIFMYPYYDKGGNADNEGDYQKEIQSSSPQVHKNLNFQLPFFGFRYNYTRVSLNGYLEFSDPPPNYNYPLVFPVKDWPKVNDPAFIGIFFSKCRIGNLNDEDEDRRKPGMYFRMERDLRTRNDRMGVEIRERLKWDIREGVIGSETFDPKHAIIVTWKNVSFNGGFGNALYKTNTFQMVLATDEVYTYAMFNYLNLAWTTHTEAGGDTQKGEGGVPAYVGFNAGNGTRFWEYVPYSQSSVIRDLTGRGFANGFPGRHLFRIDENILVGTCNKDIDAANLPLMFAPESGNMLGGTVVNITGPCFDPADRVICKFDVADVVYGTVVSRNRAICVQPTLMVEGYVRFEIAIGPGTYKWKGRYYVETPATAAQKIYFKDMKVHEKSPSEIKITWEKYNLTTNENSNIRISLWGYRETTIRPQLYYITDIAENVQNSGEYTIVPSQYRNRQNTFLTDMKFGFIQINLTESIPIQYDYSGITTTSTSTIATIIPVVWSRPIPLGWYFGWQWETIYGSDWPKRLCDEWLRTDRYLKNFAHELPQCPCTLEQALIDKGKFMPDFDCDKDSNPTCYYNNQAVHCVKTGSPTLEGSEQQCCYDKNHYLMLSYDQQWGSSPKRCHNLGLMPYQEATKVPTLSQWFHDMVPKYLCCLWQEEQAVGCETVRFERRPSQDCVAYQAPGIAGVYGDPHVVTFDDLEYTFNGKGEFVLVKSKTKLNNIEVQGRFEQMDPNMYGEVRATQLTSVAARGNSSTVVEVRRRPEYARWRYRLDVIADGKRIYFDRPSLKFQHFPGVTIYTPTYILNQSEVIMMFDNGVGVEVLDNQGYMTTRVFLPWSFINKTAGLLGNFSFNKEDDFTLPDGNKVSVSNNVNEMERVYKDFGMHWMVDDVLDSQIGRSFFLRENGQTSANFNNKSFVPVFYMTPEEIIPANRSNQISRTYEVCSTRMYECYYDYAMTLNRDLAHYTQNYKATIYEYKEISRTKVISCGVLPTPRFGRKSTFLFVPGTRVTFECEQDFILDGDPRRICTPTGQWDIPEYGYTQCLRQQEYSQRQLAVASGIVFLVIIPIILLFLYLAFLFLQRKQKEQKENLMLNNSYEEKQRKAQEAAAKKLTDANDFDDDEDDDITSNVTSNVTSNVTTPASPVPQNNNVVNNNSGANDNNSVSNNNAVNNNATPESPTAKESTIY from the exons ATGGAACTTAGATATTTGATAGGGGTACTTTTTTTAGTAGTTTTGTGTGGACCCTTTACGCGCACCCAAGATCCAGCAGATGACAATACAGACTCCGATAATGACGTGGAACCTGTGCCAGGAGTGAATGTGGACTTTGGAAACGATTCTGGACAACCAGTGCCTGCAGAGGGGGATCCAGAAGTTGCAGATGGAGGAGTGGTCCCCCAGATCAATAATACTG ATGAGAAACCCGTAGATCCCCCAGTCCCTAACCCTGAAACTAGCGACACTAACGATGATCAAGCGGGATCAGATGTTCTACCCCTTCAGGCAGTAGGAGAAGCTGAACCCTCTTCATCTGATGATGCTCCATTGCATACCCTGCATAGTGTAGCGAGAATGGGGCAGTATACATACGAAGCGGATTACG ATCCAATGACATCTCATGTGGCCCCCCCTGACACCGACCAAAGGGGAGGCTCTGGAACCCCCTATACAATCATAGAATCGCGTCTACAGGAAATAAGAAAGATCTTCATGTACCCTTACTACGACAAAGGCGGCAATGCTGACAACGAGGGAGATTACCAGAAAGAAATCCAGTCTTCGTCCCCTCAA GTACACAAAAACTTGAATTTCCAACTCCCCTTCTTCGGGTTCAGATATAACTACACAAGAGTATCCCTGAACGGGTATCTCGAGTTCAGCGACCCTCCCCCGAACTACAACTACCCCCTGGTGTTCCCTGTGAAGGACTGGCCTAAAGTTAACGATCCTGCTTTCATTGGGATATTTTTCAGCAAGTGCAGGATTG GGAATCTAAATGATGAAGATGAAGACAGACGAAAGCCTGGAATGTACTTCAGAATGGAGAGGGACTTGCGGACTAGGAATGATCGAATGGGGGTGGAAATTCGAGAGAGGTTGAAGTGGGATATCCGTGAGGGTGTTATTGGGTCTGAGACCTTTGACCCTAAGCATGCGATCATTGTTACTTGGAAGAACGTTTCTTTCAATGGAGGATTTGGGAACGCTTTATACAAG ACCAACACTTTTCAAATGGTATTAGCCACTGATGAGGTCTACACTTACGCCATGTTCAACTATCTCAACCTCGCCTGGACCACCCACACTGAGGCGGGGGGTGACACACAAAAAGGCGAAGGGGGTGTTCCTGCTTATGTAGGATTTAATGCTG gtaaTGGGACTAGATTCTGGGAATATGTGCCTTACAGTCAATCGTCCGTAATCAGAGATCTTACAGGAAGAGGTTTTGCCAATGGATTCCCTGGAAGACATTTGTTTAGGattgacgaaaatattttagtcgGGACTTGCAATAAAGACATAG ATGCGGCTAATTTGCCTTTGATGTTTGCACCGGAGTCCGGTAATATGTTGGGAGGGACAGTGGTCAATATCACAGGACCATGTTTTGATCCGGCTGACCGAGTTATTTGCAAGTTTGATGTTGCTGATGTGGTGTATGGAACCGTCGTTAGCAGAAACAGAGCAATTTGCGTTCAACCCACTTTGATGGTGGAGGGTTACGTTAGGTTCGAAATCGCCATAGGACCGGGGACTTACAAATGGAAGGGTCGCTACTACGTCG aaacCCCTGCTACTGCCGCACAAAAGATCTACTTCAAAGACATGAAGGTGCACGAAAAATCGCCATccgaaataaaaatcacttgGGAAAAGTACAACTTGACCACAAATGAAAACTCCAACATCAGGATTTCATTGTGGGGCTACAGGGAAACTACGATAAGGCCACAGCTGTATTACATTACCG ACATCGCTGAAAATGTCCAAAATAGTGGAGAATATACCATAGTTCCCTCTCAATACCGAAATAggcaaaacacatttttgacCGATATGAAATTTGGATTCATCCAGATCAATTTAACTGAATCCATTCCAATTCAGTACGATTACAGTGGTATCACTACAACTTCTACTTCTACGATAGCCACAATCATCCCCGTTGTATGGAGCAG ACCTATTCCTCTGGGTTGGTACTTCGGCTGGCAATGGGAGACCATATACGGATCAGATTGGCCTAAGAGGCTTTGTGATGAGTGGCTGCGTACTGACAGGTACTTGAAGAACTTCGCCCATGAGCTTCCCCAATGTCCCTGCACCCTGGAACAAGCCCTAATCGATAAAGGAAAGTTCATGCCAGACTTTGATTGCGATAAAGATTCAAATCCTACTTGCTACTACAACAACCAAGCAGTACATTGTGTCAAAACTGGTTCTCCCAC GCTGGAAGGTTCAGAACAGCAGTGCTGTTATGACAAAAATCACTACCTCATGTTATCCTACGATCAGCAATGGGGGTCAAGCCCGAAAAGGTGCCACAATTTGGGGCTGATGCCATACCAGGAGGCCACCAAAGTGCCGACTTTGTCCCAATGGTTCCACGATATGGTTCCCAAGTATTTATGCTGTTTGTGGCAGGAAGAACAGGCAGTTGGATGCGAGACCGTGAGATTTGAGAGGAGGCCCAGCCAGGATTGTGTGGCTTATCAAGCTCCAG GAATTGCTGGCGTCTATGGAGACCCTCACGTAGTAACTTTCGATGACTTGGAATACACTTTCAATGGCAAAGGAGAATTCGTTTTAGTCAAATCCAAGACCAAATTGAACAACATTGAAGTACAaggccgatttgagcaaatggACCCCAACATGTATGGAGAAGTTAGAGCGACTCAACTCACATCTGTTGCAGCCAGAGGAAATTCTTCCACTGTAGTTGAAGTTCGAAGACGACCGGAATATGCCAG ATGGAGATATCGTTTGGATGTTATTGCCGATGGAAAACGCATCTACTTTGACAGACCCTCACTGAAGTTCCAACATTTCCCTGGAGTCACCATCTACACCCCCACATACATTCTCAATCAATCCGAAGTTATAATGATGTTCGATAATGGGGTGGGAGTTGAAGTGTTGGATAATCAAGGCTACATGACAACCAGGGTGTTTCTGCCTTGGTCGTTTATCAACAAAACAGCAGGTCTACTCGGCAATTTCAGTTTCAATAAAGAAGATGACTTCACGTTGCCTGATGGTAACAAAGTCAGCGTCAGTAACAATGTGAATGAAATGGAAAGAGTTTATAAGGACTTCGGAATGCATTGGATGGTGGATGATGTTTTGGATAGCCAGATAGGACGGTCATTTTTCTTAAGGGAAAATGGACAAACTTCCGCAAACTTCAATAATAAGTCGTTTGTGCCGGTATTCTACATGACGCCTGAAGAAATAATCCCTGCTAATAGATCCAATCAAATTTCGAGGACATACGAAGTGTGCAGTACCAGGATGTATGAGTGTTATTATGATTATGCCATGACTTTGAACAGGGATTTGGCACATTACACCCAAAACTACAAAGCTACGATTTACGAGTACAAGGAAATTTCTAGGACGAAG GTGATTTCGTGTGGCGTTTTGCCTACTCCAAGATTTGGTAGGAAGAGCACGTTCCTCTTTGTTCCCGGTACTCGAGTGACTTTTGAATGCGAGCAAGATTTTATCTTGGATGGAGACCCCAGAAGGATCTGTACACCAACTGGCCAGTGGGATATTCCAGAGTATGGATACACACAGTGCTTAC GCCAACAAGAGTACTCTCAGAGACAGCTAGCAGTAGCCTCAGGCATTGTTTTTCTAGTTATTATCCCTATAATCCTGTTGTTCCTTTACTTGGCCTTCTTGTTCTTGCAAAGGAAGCAGAAAGAACAGAAGGAGAACCTAATGCTTAATAACTCTTACGAAGAGAAACAAAG GAAAGCTCAAGAAGCTGCAGCTAAGAAACTAACCGACGCCAACGACTTCGATGATGATGAAGACGATGATATTACCAGTAACGTAACTAGCAATGTAACTAGCAACGTGACAACGCCAGCTTCGCCAGTCCCTCAAAACAACAACGTCGTTAACAACAACAGTGGTGCTAACGACAACAATTCTGTTAGCAACAACAATGCTGTTAACAACAATGCCACTCCTGAATCACCGACTGCTAAAGAATCCACCATATATTGA